A segment of the Apteryx mantelli isolate bAptMan1 chromosome 13, bAptMan1.hap1, whole genome shotgun sequence genome:
CGATGTGGGTCtcctttcttcctgctgtttccCTTTAGACTCCAGGGGAGCACAGGTAAGAGACTCAAAGGAAGCACCAGCAGCCGTGAGGATTCACCCATCTGGCCTTGCAGAGATACAGTGCTTAGGCTTTTAATTCATAGGACTCAGAAGAATGGCTTAAAATGTGTGCAAAATCTATTTGAGAGAACATACTTTTATGTACTATGACCACAGTATAACTTCACATAAGATTTCCTGAAAGATCCAGTGAGCTCTGAAACTTTCTAGTGGAATGACTACTAGCTGTTAATGTTTTGTAGTTTAATTAGCTGATCATAAAGGAACATCTCTGAACCAGTGTTAACTTCTTGGGAAGATGTTCTCAAACCTTCATCTCACTTTAttaagtttattattatttaggTTTATTAAAAAGCATCCTGAAAGTTACCTCTCTTCCTTTCCATTGTTGACCAGGTGCTGATAAAACACAGCTTAAGTTTTACTGATGCTAAAAATGAATGTGGAACCCTACATCAGCACCTTGTCCACTTTGAAATAGCTTGGCTAATTCTTAGTGACTTTGAATTATGGTCTGGTTTATGGTTCTCTTAGGAAGGACGGGGAGGATGGAACTGGAAAGGAACCTGGAGATCATCTCATCATTCTACTGTCTTAAGCCAGGATCAGCTATAGCTAAACCATTTTTGGATGATTAACCTCTTCAGCATTAAGGACTCTAAGTAACTGCACCTGGTATTCTTGCTATAGTGAAGAAATAACTGTAGTTTTATGATGTTTGAGAAACTATTCTAGGGTGCTAGATGACATGAGTTTTGGTAGGTTTGATTTTACAACAGATGGATGATGAAGTGTACTTCAGAAACCactattttttttgtaattagaaAAACAAGTCCAAGTTTTATTGCAGTGTAAACTAATAAGGAGGGAGAAAAGGTTCAGTAAGTGACAAACTTTGCTAACTTAGTATTGTAAATACAGCTAATGTTTTGTGCTATATTAAACTATGAAAAACACTTACTAACAGTTAGTAAAACTTAGTAAAAACTGATTAGTAGTTCTGTTTTCCTAATCTGTTGTGTTAACTCTTAAGGGAATAATGGAAGTTGATAAAATGCTTTGATAACTGAAGGTCATATTCTAGCTCCATATTCAGGGCTGTTGTGGCTGTCCCAGCTACTCAGCTGAAttctaaaatattcttttattttttgaataacTTCTCCAAGTCCCAGGCTCCAGCTCTTTTGTAATGATGATTGCAGGGGCAGCTCTGCCATTCTGACTATGTCTAAATCTGCAGTTTTTTGATACTAAATGTAACTGCCAAGGAAGGCTCAACTATGTTCAGTTATTCAGTGTTTATTTCCTCTCAGAAGTTACCAGGGGCATCTAATGAGTAAATGGTTTTCTTAAAGCAGAGCATTTTAGGCTGTGGTTAGATGCTCAGCTACTGTTTCAGCaaaagtggtttgtttgtttgtttttaaaagctgaactTGTTCCCTGTTGTGGTCCACTGTGTGGCCCCAGAAATGTGTGTGTTGGCAGAAGACAGGGGGCAGTGCAGGGAGGGAAATGGAAGGGTTTAGGTGCCAGGGGCAGGTGACTGCTTGGTTTGGCTCTGCAGCCAAACTGACATTTGTGAAACTTTACCCTCGGTGAGAAAGTTATTGCACCTATCTGACATACTGGAAGAGGGAGAGATGGGAAGGTGCTTCTCTTCCACGTGATATTCTAATAGTTTCTAATGTTTTCTATTAAGATTGTGCTCTCTTAAAAGATCTAGGATTTAAGTAGCATGATTTTAACAAATGAGTTTAATCTGCTTTAGCAGGTATCCTTTAAAAGCTGCTGAGGCTTCTGATAATTTATTTTCACAAGAATTAAATTAAAGGACTATTAGCAGGGAAAAGCATTTTTTGAGCATTGACAAAAGGATCATGACTTGTTGGAGATGGGCTGTAGGATCCTTGGAATTAATAGATTTAGTCAAATCTGTATTAGATCCTGTAGAGAAATACTtaactgctgttttctgctttttacttTGCACTAGGCCCCACTAGTTTGGtatatattttattaacattaaacCTTAGAGTAGGTGGatcatatttataaaatataaagaGTGCATTTCTACTGTGCAGTGATGGAGTGAATGGGCAGGAATGTACTATTGTCCAGAGCCTTTTTTCTGCATGCAAATCAAAGTCAACTGAAAGTGTATGTTGGCTGTTACAGTTTGGAGGAATTTTTACTAGGTGCACAGGATTTTTGGAAGCTCAGTATAATAGTAAAGCTGATGTAAAGTGGACTTAAATAGCTAAACAAAATGTTATAACTGCTAGACTGTAGTAGTATATACTATGATGGCTAAGTTCTGACAAAAGCTTTGGACATTCTATGTGAGTGTGTGGTAGGctaatattttttgaaagaagaaaggCTTTATGTATATGTGTGGGGGTGTatataaatttttatataaaaatatattaaaatatatttatttggagGGAGGATTCTGGTTATATGACATGTTAATGATCTGTGATAACTTACCATGACTTTGTGTATAAGACAGAGATCTTTACATTCTCTGTGTCACTGATCAGAAGATGATGCAGTAAATAAGTGAATTAATGTTAATTCTCCGATTTCAGCATAATGAAGAGCTCTAGTAATGTTTTGTTTGAAGCTGACGAAGCCTCATATTGCATAATGATATGAATCTTTCTTATTGAGCACATGTCCATTTTACAAAGAGACCTTGTCATTTGGAGGGGTTGTCAGGCTTACAGAGGGGAAGAGGTTAGGTAAAACTGACTAAAGCTTTGAATTTTTGATCCCAGAATGGATTATGACAAATGTCAATTGATGGTTAAATGTTTGAGAGACAGGAAATATATGAAAGGAAATGATATTTTAACGACTTAATTTGGTTTTGAGTATGTAGTTTTAGATCATAATATTCCAGTGAGAAGATCTTCATGCAAAACTGACAAAATTAATAGAAAAGCAATTTTAGTGATACCATGTCTGATTTCATTTTCTATCACTTGAATTTGTGAAGCTGTTGAGAAACTTTAAGGAAGCTATTTAATTCTTTGCTAGCACCAAATTTTTGCTAGCTGAATTTTTTCATCTGTCAAAGTACTCATTTGTAGGCTGACAACAATCCAGAAATCTTTCTGCACGATGTGTGGTTTTGgctttgtgttttttaaaggatCTATTGGGGAGCCTTCTGGACTACTTAAGAACAGATTAAATGTTTATGCAGCCATATCTATTAAGGGTGGCAGCATGCTAGTTAAAAGTCAGTTCATTCTATAAAGAAGGCTCTGAGTTCTGGTAGCCTGGAACTGAAGTGAAAGGCAGATTGATATCCATTAGCATCTCTGAGCATGCAAAACAGTATGATATGGAAATACACATTATCATGTTCTTGTAAGTGCTTAATATGGTTTGTATGCTCTGTAGATGttataaaagtttattttcatttgggagattttttttgaGATTGGGATAGTGTTTTAGAGTGGGTACTAACATCCTAAcacctttccctcccttctcctgtGGTTTTTAAGAAGGTTTCAGTTGTATGTGGCTTTGTTTTGCAGTTTGTGCCATCATCTCCTGTTCGTATTCCTAGCAGCCGCCTTCATCAAATCAAACAGGTAAGCACATGTTCTAATTTTTTGGAAATAGTAAGTTGCTTACAGtgtatgtggtttttttttttcttttcccattaatGTGCAACGTCCTTCAAATGActattgatttttctttgaaacagTAGTACAGAGTCTGCAGCAGTCTATCACTTCAAAGTGCTTTCAAAAGTAAAGGTTGTATCTGTTTTTAGAGTTCCAAATTTTATAAAAAGTAGAATGTATCTTATAGAAGGAAGATGATTTGAGTGGAAAGAGAAGACAAATCTTGAAACGGACATTTTAGTAAGGAAGCTTTTAATGTAAACCCCTAGGGTAAAGTTTCGCaaagtttttggctgcagtgccAGCATAAATATTCAGGGCCAATGACAGCGTGTTCCTTGTGTTGGCACAAGAATTTGTGCAGCCAGAAAATGAACTGGATAAGGAAGCAAtttggctaaaaaaaaaatagttgagacTTCTGGCTGGACTGTTTTTCATCTGTATAATTTTCTTATCCAGGTCACTGTACTTGTGCTGTTATAGCATGAGTGGAGGGGAAGGGCACAGGAGCAAATACCTTGGAAGGGAGAGGGGTGCGGCAAATATCTGAGTTGGCTTAAATAGCATTACCACCAAACAGATCACAGTCTGCAGACTCAAGTTTCAAAAACAGCAAACACAAACTTTTGTGGCTCTTCCATTTTATATGTTGACTTTTTGATAGTAGAATGCTTATAAAACTGGCTTGAAGACTGGCTTGAAgatgcttgtttttttgttttaactcgCTAGTTTTCAAATGGATAGGCTTGTTTTCTTACTTTTCACTCTGTAAAATCAATTTATGCTTCAGCCAGCATTTTCAGGGTATGATGCCTGAAGTGGATTGTATGTGCTCTTGCTTCCCACCTCAGAGATTAAAGGTGCATAGCAATCCTGTAGaaaataaatacttgttttcactATTATAAATAATTTACTGGGTTAAAGAGACTCTGAAACACTCAAGTCAGTTGGTGTGctgtttttttattaataaaaaagtttGGATTAATATGTAAATCCGATGAGAGCAAGGGGATGAACTCAGTGCTGTGCTTCTATTGCTATATTTATTACATGACGTAGTGTTTGatgtttcaatttttttcaaaatgctttgtaTCATAATTATTCCATACACACATTTATTAAAGTGAACAATGACACCTCTTAATTTGTGTTTGATCATTAAATTCACAAATTGAAATTCTCTTTCCTGTATACTTATAGGCAGAGATGGGAACCATGTGTTGtacttatgtttttttttcaaatcttagCAAACAATCATACAATTGAACTAACGTAGGAAGACTCTTCTTACATGTGATGCAGACAGTGAAACTaattatttaaactttttttcttgaattattcCTTCACTGAACACACTGGATAGTACTCAGTTAGTTTTGAGAAATGGTTCATGCCTTAAGAGGGGATTGAATCAAATTTGTTTATACTTGCTGTTAATATTTAGTGTGTTTAATTTTATACCTTTGTTCCATTTTAGTAATATTTTATAGCTGTTTTAGAAAAATAACACTAAAATCCCAAGTTTATTACATATATACAATGCATTGTATACAAATGAGAGGCTGATAGTCTAGTTAGTTTCTAATACATAAAATAAGGTAAGAATCCAGTCATGCTTTTAAGGATTACCTGTGCTAGTTTCTATCCTCTTGAAGTGAGGAGCCGGGAGAAGAACAGTTTCTACTATGAAATGATTTTATGCAAGATTATATAAAGATGCGCTAGCATATGTAAAAGCTTTGGTCATGTTATTGCTCAGTTTTGTAACCATCTCTTGAATggtgataaaaatgaaaaagctactTGAGAAACAACCAACTCCCTTAAGCAATGCTTTTTATGTGATGGTTTCTCTCTCcgtctttcccttcctttccaccCCGTTGTTGTTACTTAAGATAGTTGAATTAAACTGACTCCATACCTGAATGAACTGAAGgtaaagtttttctgatttgctgtagcaaacttttttttttaagtctttattttTCATCTGCTAATCTCTTTTAGGAAGAAGGAATGAATTTGATGAACAGAGAAGCAGTACGTGAAAGGTAAGCCTTAAGGCAAAGTATACTTCGTATACTTAATGAAATCTTTTATGGGCCTGggacaacacatttcttttcttctttatagaGAAGTGCAAGTAGCAATGCAGATGAGCCAGTCATGGGAGGAGAGCTTGAGCCTGGTAACGCATTCAtggtttaatttttgttttcagtattaGGACACTAGAGACTTTCATGTCAACATTTTCCTATATAATTTGATCTAAAAATGATGGTGTTAATATATTGCTGCTTTTGATCAGCAGTGTTTCATACTAACAAGGCATAAAGTTATCAGTAGTTCAAGGATATAAGTGGGTTTCTTGGGgtgatatttaaaaagaaaattgcatgGATATCTGCCTGTccaaatttttttccattttctgataCTCAGCAAATAATGTTTAAGGCTTTTTTGTTACATGTAATATATGTCCTCATAAGTGTCCACAtaaaaaaaatgataaatatgAATGAGGATAACTTTGGAATCttatttaattcaaaacaaaacagtccttttttacattaaaatacttGCTCATAAGATTATTATTTATATGTACTATTTACAGAGTGACAATGATTTTGAAAAATTGTCATCACCAAAGCAAGTAGACTTTGTCCCAGTTTCTCCAGCTCCTTCACCTACCAGAGGAATAGGGAAGGTAAGCAAAACGTAGTAATAAAGGTTTTCTCTTGAATCGTGCTGAATAAATTAAACCAAATTAACAGCAAAAGATGAAGCTGCCTTCTCCTTTCTACTTCAGCTGCAAGCAAGAAACTAgagagtaaaacaaaaaaactaaaatcCAGAAACAGAagactgcagttagcagttgcaTATCTTGTGGATGTGAATCTCTGGGAGGTGTTTGACTGTTAACCTGTTGTTAATgttctttatttgcttttcccttggagaaagaggagggggCATACGTTCTTATTTTTATAAACTAGTCTGTTTAATCAGACTATGGCAAAATAAATGCTTCTCAACTTGCATGTATTCTACATGAAAATGAAATCTGTCCAactttttctagattttttttttttttctccttaaccaAAAGTGGTATCTCAATATACCTAGCCAGATTGGCTGGTTGCTTTAAATTGACAGTGGGTTGTTTATTTGCCTGTAATTAGGCCCAGTTGTTACTATATGGGTATAATACAGTGTTTGTACATAAATAACTCAAACTGTTTTGCTCTCAGCAATGCTTCTCACCATCTTTGCAAAGTTTGGTGAGTAGTAGTGGATTACCTCCAAGTCCTAGCCCAAGTCCAACAAGGCGATTTTCAAGGTAAGTACCAGCCTCTGTTAATAATAGGAAGTTGGCATAGCTTGTTCACACTAGGCTTTTGAAATCTCAAAATTTGTTATATACATAATTAAAATTGATTTCAGATCACAAATATCACTTTTTATATTCATCTAAACTTCACATTTTACAACGCCCCAAGTATTTGTTAAAATCCTCATGTCTTAACATCAGGAAGCTGGGCTGCATTTCAGGCTCTGATTTTGCAGTGTAGTCTGTTGCTCTTATTCACACATTAAATAATTGAATTATaaggaaaaaatggatttaggggATTGTTAGGCATTCTGGCTTCAGTTGTACTGGATATTGTTTTGAGTGATGTGGGCGCACAATTGAATTTGATCAAGCCATAACAGTTCAGCGAAGTACAGCCTGTTAACTGAGATGTGGTTGGTACCTAATGTGAGCTTTTGGACTGTCCCGGTTGTGAAACAATGTGACTTAACTACTTCTTTTAAGGTCTATGCtgctttgtctgtttttcttcaaaaaaattattttgaataggCTGTTTTAATGCCTGTGtttttagcattttctttttagtAGTTTAAGTTATCTGAACATCTTTTGATTCTTTACTTGTTTTGGGGCTTCTTATGTTAATGACGATACATCAGTATAGCATCTGCCTTCTTTTAGCAGGAGAAGCCAGAGTCCTATTAATTGCATTCGACCAAGTGTTCTTGggtcaataaaaagaaaaggtacaGTATTTATTTCTGACTACTGTAATAGGCCAGGTTGTTAATTTAATAGTAATTCATATAGCTTGCTTCCTCATTCTATTCATTTGGCTGATACTATAAGAATGACTAGAAATAGAGAGTATTACCAGTGATCAAATATATGGAATTGTTTGTagtgataaaacagaaaaatcgATGAACTAGTATTTACTATTTGGTAAAACTATAATAATTATTCTGTCCTAATGCCTCTCCATTGCTGTAATAATATGCATCTGATAAACTAATGTAACCTGtttaatgaaagaagaaatataaCTATTGGTATACTTAATTTCACAAACAGAAATTTGTGAAAGTCCTGGCTAACTGAAGTGCACAAATACTGTGGGTTTAAAATCACAGTTGTACAACACAAGCTGATTTGAGAACCTGATAGACACTTTATAACTTTATTTGGAAATTGAAGAAAAATGCAGGGATAAAGAAACAAGTCCCACTTTGACTTATTTTGTTGcatctgtttttaaatgcatctgcATACTTCACCTTTGTAACAGAACTCTTCTGGCTCTGAGAcaggttttaaaatacttttatctgAGTGTTGCCATAGCCTATTTAAGTATGTGTCTGTCCATCCTTTTCTAGTATATTTGGAATTCACATTCAGTATATGTTTAGTGATAATCCTGGACCTTGTTTTAATTGACTGCAAGATGAAAACAAGCTTTCCTTATTCTCCTCTTCTCTACTTTGAGGGAGCTAGTCAGTGCACTAATTAGCTgaataaactgaaacaaaaaaattattctcTACTACTGAATAGGCATCTGATAGGTAATTCCTCAGTATCTAATACCTCAATTCACAACTTTAAACTCTCCCAGTGCTTGGACTAAAAGGTTTCCAAGAAATACTCTTAAAATTTCAGCATGAAACATctatgttttaaatttaaaataacactCAATAGATTGTAATAAGTTTGAACCTCTATTTGGTTTGTTCTGTGGAAATACACTGAAAATAGATTTAGCTTAAATGaggattaattattttttttatcaccCCGTATCTCTTATTAAGGTGTAACAGAGATGGAAGATCATCCAAAAAGATTATTCCAAGGATCCACCAGCATGCTTACCCCTGAAGTTTCACATCAGGCAGACCTTGGGGGATGGTAAATACTGTGCTATTGTGTGAAATTCATCAAGGGcactaatatatatttatttatttatttatctatctatctatctagcAGTGAGCATGtttgaagctgtattttttttgttattaatacaAGCATCCTGTATTTTTGAAACACTGAAAGTATTACAGTAAATAGGCAATAACATTCACTACAATTTTAGAATTTCCAGGGCTGACAATCTTCTGTTAATGTGCTTTATGTATGTGGGAGTTAAGCATGTTTAGGAAAAGATACATCATGGCTGGCTATTTTTTGGAGTCTAGTTTCAAGTTGCAATCAAACGCGAGTGTTAATGCTCTGTGTTGGTTTTTTTATGCTTCTTGTTCTTAGTCACATGAGAAAATGAGTCCATGTCTGACCCTCCCTGCTGAGAGGAGATAAAAAGTACTACATACAAAATTATAATGACTTAAAATAGTGAGGGATTTTGCTTTAGTGTTTTAGTCAAGAGGGTAATAACACATAGGGTGTGCACACACAAAATTATCGAGCCAGAGTTGTTTACGGTATGTCTGTCCTTTCTGCCTCCCAGTTAAAGCACATAGCTGTGTGTAAGCTTTTAGCCCATTGCAATAGTAATAGTAAAATGGAAGTGTTAAAGATACTTTAAAAGCATACTTTTTTGCTCATCCTAATCACAGTAGGCATAGCAGTGTAGGTTCAGTTGCTGCATCTCGGTTTAGGAGAGGATAATTTTTAACAGCACTTAAATGCTATCACTAAGTGATAGAACACCTACAGTTAATTTTGTGTCTTGTGAAATAAGCAGCAAGTGGTAAAGAAGTTTATATAATTTATCTTTGAGCCTCCTCAGAAAAGAGGCATCTGGGTATGTAGAGATGCTAGGCTGGGACCAATAGAAGATGGGATTTTTTGAAGCACTGAAAGTATTACAGTAAATAGGCAATAACATTCACTACAATTTTAGAATTTCCAGGGTCTGCTTGATGTGTCCAGTATGTAGACTATTTCTGGGTGAGCTGAGGGAGCAAATTAGCAGAATGTTATCCGTCTGTTTGGAAGTGTCTGTAAAGCATATTATTACAAATTTATTTCAAATTGTAGGGCTTACTGTTTCTTCAGGGATgtacatttatttttagaatggTTTTATAGTGAATGGAAGGCAGTATTTGAGATGTTTCAGGAAAAACTAAGTACCTCATTTCTCCTATCTTGATATCACTCTGTTTTCAGTCTGTCGTCACATGGTCTTGATGACAATAGGAGCAGCGCAGGCTCTTCCTGTGACTCACCAGCTGAGGTTGGCACCAACAcagactctccagtctctctttctGACTCCAGATCTCCATTTTTACCAGTAGATTTTACAGCTAAGTTACCTATTAATTAAGAAACATAAGTCTGCTTAATGGACACCAAGAAACATCTGGAAATTGATAAGACTTTCTATT
Coding sequences within it:
- the LOC106484786 gene encoding P2R1A-PPP2R2A-interacting phosphatase regulator 1, translating into MAQEKMELDLELPPGSAAAASDGGGLRRSNSAPLIHGLSDNSQVFQANVLRTRRNSTTVMNRHSLFVPSSPVRIPSSRLHQIKQEEGMNLMNREAVREREVQVAMQMSQSWEESLSLSDNDFEKLSSPKQVDFVPVSPAPSPTRGIGKQCFSPSLQSLVSSSGLPPSPSPSPTRRFSSRRSQSPINCIRPSVLGSIKRKGVTEMEDHPKRLFQGSTSMLTPEVSHQADLGGCLSSHGLDDNRSSAGSSCDSPAEVGTNTDSPVSLSDSRSPFLPVDFTAKLPIN